In Heteronotia binoei isolate CCM8104 ecotype False Entrance Well chromosome 4, APGP_CSIRO_Hbin_v1, whole genome shotgun sequence, a genomic segment contains:
- the LOC132570050 gene encoding vesicle-associated membrane protein 2-like: protein MLRDLRASLTPLHLLHQNMATVAKVTEKVVVDTILFTWCIVRLSPCDTRSDPAQPPHLEAEPEGGESSGGPPPPPPNLTSNRRLQQTQAEVNQVVDILHDNMTRVIQRDEALSSLDDKADSLHESAKIFENSTTALARKYWCQNMKMMIILGLICGIAAIAIIVYFFT from the exons ATGCTCCGAGACCTAAGAGCTTCCTTGACACCTTTGCACCTGTTGCATCAGAACATGGCAACAGTTGCCAAAGTGActgagaaggtggtggtg GATACCATTTTATTTACTTGGTGCATAGTCCGCCTTTCTCCCTGCGACACAAG gtctgatccagcacagccaCCTCATCTTGAGGCAGAGCCAGAAGGGGGAGAATCTTCTGGCggtccccccccaccgcccccaaaTTTGACCAGCAATCGCCGGCTGCAGCAGACTCAAGCCGAAGTGAATCAA GTGGTGGACATCTTGCATGACAACATGACCAGAGTCATACAGCGCGACGAAGCGCTCAGCAGCTTGGATGACAAAGCGGACTCTCTCCACGAGAGCGCCAAAATTTTTGAAAACAGCACGACCGCTCTTGCGAGGAAGTACTGGTGCCAAAACATGAAG ATGATGATTATTTTGGGACTGATCTGTGGTATTGCGGCCATAGCAATTATAG TCTACTTTTTCACCTGA
- the LOC132569917 gene encoding vesicle-associated membrane protein 1-like, whose protein sequence is MSDPAQQPAPAAGEGGEGAGGAPGQPPNLTSNRRLQQTQAQVEEVVDIMRVNVDKVLERDQKLSELDERADALQAGAQVFESSAAALKRKYWWKNCKMMIMLGVICAIVVIAIALYFFT, encoded by the exons AT GTCTGATCCAGCTCAGCAACCTGCCCCTGCGGCAGGAGAAGGTGGCGAAGGGGCAGGAGGCGCCCCAGGGCAGCCTCCAAACTTGACCAGCAATCGCCGTCTGCAACAGACCCAAGCCCAAGTAGAAGAA GTGGTGGATATCATGCGTGTGAATGTGGACAAAGTCTTGGAGCGAGATCAGAAGCTATCGGAACTCGACGAGCGAGCGGATGCCCTCCAAGCTGGGGCCCAAGTCTTTGAAAGTAGCGCAGCAGCTCTCAAGAGGAAGTACTGGTGGAAGAACTGTAAG ATGATGATCATGCTGGGAGTGATCTGTGCTATTGTGGTGATTGCAATTGCAC TTTACTTTTTTACCTGA